Proteins found in one Etheostoma spectabile isolate EspeVRDwgs_2016 unplaced genomic scaffold, UIUC_Espe_1.0 scaffold00005242, whole genome shotgun sequence genomic segment:
- the LOC116677484 gene encoding zinc finger and SCAN domain-containing protein 5B-like: protein MCKVQMLRALVEQRLTAAAEEIFGLFERTIAEYEEELCRSKEENERQRELLDAVFNPQLRVHRADVEQLLVVKEEVPPEQQECSSSVDQKEPEPPPHIKEEQEELWSSQEGEQLQWLEEADITKFPFTPVPVKSEDEEEEAQSSQLHQRHTQHMETEADGEDYAGAELARNSYPHPLLETETEDQTGDSSVPQTDDSADWKESREPQSALNSLKHDSRYVKQLLVVKEQVPPEQQECSSSVDQQEPEAPPHIKEEQEDLWSSQEGDQLPGLKETDITKFPFTPVPVKSEDDEEEAQSSQLHQRHTQHMETEADGEDCRGPEPARNSHPLLQPETEDQTGDSTDPETDDSADWKETREPQSALNSLKHDSRCKKPFRCSECGKRYSFKSQLKIHMRNHTGEKPFSCSVCNKSFKHRETCNVVIPGDRFCEDLVHVERAYTVFPAL, encoded by the exons atgtgtaaagtccagatgctgagagcgttggtggagcagcgactaactgcggctgctgaagagatatttgggctgtttgaaagaacgatagcagagtacgaggaggaactTTGTCGTTCAAAAGAGGAGAACGAGCGACAACGGGAACTACTGGACGCTGTTTTCAACCCTCAGCTCCGGGTCCACAGAGCAG atgttgagcagctgttggtggttaaagaagaggttccccctgagcagcaggagtgtagctccagtgtggaccagaAGGAGCcagagccccccccacacattaaagaggagcaggaggaactgtggagcagtcaggagggagagcagcttcaatggctggaggaggctgatatcaccaagttcccattcactcctgtccctgtgaagagtgaagatgaagaagaggaagctcagtcctcacagcttcatcagagacacactcaacacatggaaacagaagctgatggagaggactatGCAGGAGCAGAACTAGCCAGAAACTCATATCCACATCCACTTTTAGAAacagagactgaagaccagactggagaTTCTTCTGTACCTcagactgatgacagtgctgattggaaggagagcagagaacctcagtcagctttaaactctctgaaacatgattcaagat ATGTTAAGCAGCTGTTGGTGGTTAAAGAACaggttccccctgagcagcaggagtgtagctccagtgtggaccagcaggagccagaggcccccccacacattaaagaggagcaggaggatcTGTGGAGCAGTCAGGAAGGAGACCAGCTTCCAGGGCTGAAGGAGactgatatcaccaagttcccattcactcctgtccctgtgaagagtgaagatgatgaagaggaagctcagtcctcacagcttcatcagagacacactcaacacatggaaacagaagctgatggagaggactgtagaggaccagaaccagccaggaactcccatccacttttacaaccagagactgaagaccagactggagactctaCTGACcctgagactgatgacagtgctgattggaaggagaccagagaacctcagtcagctttaaactctctgaaacatgattcaagatGTAAGAAACCCTTccgctgctctgagtgtgggaagAGATATAGCTTCAAGTCACAATTGAAGATACACATGAGAAAtcatactggagagaaacctttcagctgctcagtctgtaataAATCTTTTAAACATAGAGAAA catgcaACGTGGTCATCCctggtgatcgattctgcgaaGACCTGGTTCATGTTGAACGAGCCTACACAGTGTTTCCTGCTTTATGA